Genomic DNA from Oncorhynchus clarkii lewisi isolate Uvic-CL-2024 chromosome 5, UVic_Ocla_1.0, whole genome shotgun sequence:
gtcttcagcttgcaagcctccccctttttcctccaaacataacgatggtcattatggacaaacagttctatttttgtttcatcagaccagaggacatttctccaaaaagtacgatctttgtccccatgtgcagttgcaaaccacagtcttgcttttttatggcggttttggagcagtggcttgttttttgctgagcggcctttcaggttatgtcgatataggactcgttttactgtggatatagatacttttgtacctgtttcctccagcatcttcacaagatcctttgttgttctgggattgatttgcacttttcacaccaaagtacgttcatctctaggagacagaacgtgtctcctttctgagcgttatcccggctgcgtggtcctatggtgtttatacttgcgtactattgtttgtacagatgaacgtgctacttccaggcgtttggaaattgctcccaaggatgaaccagacttgtggaggtcttggctgacttcTTTTGATTTCCCTATGATGTtgagcaaagaggcactgagtttgaaggtaggccttgaaatacatccatcaattagcctatcagaagcatctaaagccatgacatgatcttcagaaattttccaagctgtttgaaggcacagttaactcagtatatgtaaacttctgacccactggaattgtgatggatttactaaccgacttgccaaaactatagtttgttaaccagaaatgtgtggagtggttgaaaaactagctTTAATGACTAAAATCCACGTGTATGGTGACTTCTGACTTCAGTTGTATACGTTCAACTTTTTTACCAGTATTGAAAAAAGATTAATGGCATTTTGTGCATTCCATCCATGTAATTTCCAGATGATGTTCTTTTTGGTTATTTGTGCAAGATAGTGTTCAAACCTCAGAAAGCTTGCTGAAGAGGGACTTGCAAAATTGTCTAGTTATAATATTATGGGATCCCAATCAGAATAACTTATTCGATCAACGTAGAGTTCCCCAAGGATCAGGCCCCAGCTAGTCTGTCCTTGGTCATGAGTTCTTGAAGAGACATGATAGAGACATGATGGGTTCCTGTGCTAAGATGTTTGGGAACAGCTGCATCAGGATGTTTGCTCTGGCATGCTCAGCATAACTGTACAGTACACCTCCCATGTGGTTCTCAGGCCTCTGGGCCAGTCTAGATGACCGAGTTGTTTTTGTTCCTGCGGCCAAGGTTGCGGCTGCCTCTGTTGTTCCTCCTCCAGCAGACGCAGCAGACAATGAGACTGGTGATGATGGCGGTGCAGACCACCGCGATGATAATGATCTGCGTGTTCCTGGACACACCCTCTCCGTTCCCCTGCCCACTGCTGGTGTCTTCCCCCTGCTCCTGGGTGGGCGTGGCCTCTGCAGCAGGGGAGGGGGTGCTCCTCTTGGGAGCGGGGGTGTGgggcttcctcctcttctctgtcggGGTGATATCAGGGACGGCGGTCGGAGTGGACAACATCAACTCCTCGTCAGTCAGTTCGGCTATGCTGTCACCACTTAAGACAGAGGGCGTGAGGCACACCACAGTACTGAGGTTAGCCTTGGTGGGGTTTCGTATCAGCCAGTCCCGCAGTGGCACGATGTCCTGGTCACACTTCCAGGGATTTTCAGCGAGCAGCACCTCATTGGCCACCGTGAGGGTGCTGAGGAGCTCTGAGGGCAGGTTGAGGAGGGAGTTGTTGTGGAGGTCCAGCTGGCCAAGGTGGGAGTGGCCCTGGAGAAGCCTGGCAGGAAGGGAGTGGATGTAATTGTGCTCCAGGGAGATGTTTACCAGCTTATGCAGCCCCTGGAAGGTGCTTTCCTGCAGGCTGGTGAGGAGGTTGGTGTGTAGGGACACTTCCCCCAGCTCTGCCAGCCCACTGAAGGACCCGGGAGACACATAGCTGATCTGGTTCCGGCTCAGTACCAGCAGACGCAGCTGGGTCAGGTTGCTGAAGGTGTGTTCCTCCAGGTGGGTCAGCTGGTTATCATACAGCCACAGCTCCCTCACGGCCATGGGGCCGAACACTCCTGGGGACAGACTCTGGAGCTTGTTCTCATACAGGGAGATCTGTGCCAGGTTAGGGAGGTTGAGGAGAATCCCCTCTGGGAGGGAAGTTAGACGGTTGCTGGAAAGATAAAGCTTCTTTAGCCTCTGCAGCTGGGAGAACAGGTTAGCGGGGAGATGAGTGATGGCATTATCCTGCAGAGAGAGCTCCTCCAGGCTTACCAGGTCATCAAACGCTCCAGCAGGGATCGCCCTAAGAGCGTTCCGGTTCAGACGCAGGGATTTGAGCTTGCGCAGGCCCCTGAAGGTGTCCCTGTAGAGTTGGTTGATGCCGTTCCTGGCCAGGGTGAGATGCTCCAGCTGAGTGACAGAGCGAAAGGCCTTCTCTGGTACAGACGTGATGAGGTTCTTGCTGAAGTCCAGGGTCCTCAGAGCAGCGAGGGAGTAGAGCCAGGCGGGGCGAAGCACCAGGAACTTGTTGCTGCTCAGAGTCAGAGATTCTAGCTTCACCAGATTTAGAAACAGGGCCTCAGGCAGGTCATTCAGCTCAGTGCCTGTGAAGCCCAGGGCACCCAAGTTATGGGTGAGGTCAAAGGTGCCAGGGAATACTTCTCTGATCCCAGTGTCTTTGACCACAAAGATGCCAAGGGCCTCGGCAAAATCAGCCAAGTCATCAGGTTTGAGAGCGGTGATGTTGGTGTTGGAGATGTAGAAGGTGGTAGTGGAACCAGGCACTGAGGAGGGAAACTCTGTGATTGACCTGCCATGGCAAAGGATTTTGTTGTCTTTGCACTGGCATCCATCTGGGCACGCTCCAAGAACTCCACTGATggcaaggaggaggagaaagatgaGGAGGTTGATTGGCAGGTCCATTGATGCTCCTAGAAAAGATCAAAAGAGTggttacccactgggcacaaactggttgagtCAACatggtttccacgtcatttcaatgaaatggcATTAAACCAAcctggaatagacgttgaattcacgtctgtgcccagtgggttgctTTATTTGATGCCATGCACACCCAAACAACATGTCAGGTTTATAAAGCAATATGTGTTACACTGAATAAAGAAATCCACATTAAAATAAGACCTAATAAATCAAATTCAAGTGAGGTTAAAAATATATTAGACAAATACGGCTGCATCATCGATTCTTTAAATTGTGTCTTGTTAAATTGGGATCATGTGGACATGACACGCATGGGAGGATGTGAGCTAAATAGACCATGAAATGGGCTACATTTAGCATCTCCCGTTGAGTACTGGAATCAGTCCATCTGTTGACTTAATAGTACTTAATCGTTAAGTTAATGGCTTAATGGGACTGTTAACTTAATAGTAGCAAAAATGAACAACTTTCTGTTCAAATGGGGGTAAACCGACAATACTGCCAGATTGTGATGTTTTTGTTttcatgttatttttttatttgattggaTCCACAATGGCTAGGCTATTAATTTCTAGGAAATTCCCAGAGTCTAAAGTTAGAAAGACTCATTTCTCACCCGACATTCTTACCAAATTATTCCTACACTCAGTACCATCTGAACAGACATATTAGTTCACCAGTCTAACACCAGCTTAAAGGTCTGGCATAGAAGCCTAGGGCCTACATTTTTtacaactgtttttttttttgtcagtttAGCAAACACTCCTATCCAGAGCTACTCACAGTAAATACTTCAAGTAAGCTGAAGGAAAGTGAAATAACCAAGTATTGTGAGGAAAAACCTGTGCACTTATGACATGTTACTCTCTCACcaaaaaaagtgctatctagaaccaaaaagggcttcttcggctgtctccatttttattttattttatttatttgttatttaccaggtaagttgactgagaacacattctcatttacagtaatgacctggggaatagttacaggggagaggagggggatgaatgagccgaTCTTAAACTGGGGATTAtgaggtgaccgtgatggtttaaGGGCCAGATTGGGAGATAACCCTTtcaagaaccccttttggttccaggtagaaacattttggttccaggtagaaacatTTTGGGTTCCACATAGaagcctttccacagagggttctacatggaacctatAATAGTTTTCCCTAGAACCAAAAacagttatcctatggggacagctgcagAACCCtgttggaacccttttttctacagtgccttcagacagtattcacacccgttgactttctccacattttgttgtgttacagcatgaatttaaaatggattaagttgagattttgtgtcactggcaacacaataccccataatgtcaaagtggaattatggttttagaaatgtttacaaatgaattaagaataaaaagctgaaatgtcttgagtcagtaagtattcgactcctttgttatggcaagactaaataagttcacgagtaaaaatgtttttaacaaatcacataataagttgcatggactcactttcTGCAATATTTTTGAACCTTCATATAcaattacagtatacagtgccttcagaaagtattcagacaccttaactttttccacattttgttacattacagccttattctaaattattattgttgttttttattctcagcgatgacaaagcgaaaacaggtttttagaattttgggcaaatttaaaaaaataccaaacagaaataccttatttacataagaccctttgctatgagactccaaaatggagctcaggtgcatcctatttccattgatcatccttcacatgtttctacaacttgattggagtccacctgtggtaaattcaattgattggacatgataagAACAACTGTGGGACATGTCTATAtaataatcaacaaccaacttgacaaagcttgaatTTTTTTTGAAGAATAATGTGAAAATATTGTACATTCTAGGTgtgcacagctcttagagacttacccaaaaacaCTGCTGTAATCACTGTGAGTCATATATTGACTCAGTGgcgtgaatatttatgtaaattcgatacactatatatacaaaagtatgtggacatcccttcaaattggtggattaggctattttagccacaccccttgctgataggtgtataaaatcaagcacacagccatgcgatctccatagcCAAAAattggctgtagaatggccttactgaagagcgcagtgactttcaatgaggcatcgtcataggatgccagctATGCAACAAGTAAGttagtcaaatgtctgccctgctataGCTGCTCCAGTCAacggtaagtgctgttattgtgaaatggaaatgtctaggagcaacaacagctcagccacgaATTTGCTCAAAGAACAGCAACCTcttgagtgctgaagcgcgtagcacgtaaaaagtgtctgtcctcagttgcgaCACGCAaattccaaactgtctctggaagcagcgtcagcacaagaactgttccatggccgaacagctgcacacaagcctaagatcaccatgcacaaatCCAAGCATcggatggagtggtgtaaagatTGCCGCCATTGGACTATGAAGCAGTGAAAACgcgttctctggggtgatgaatcacacttcaccatctggcagtccgatggatgaatctgggtttggcagatgccaggagaacactacctgttcaaatgcatagtgacaactgtgaagtttggtggatgaggaataatggtctgtggctgtttttcatagttcggactaggccccttagttccagtgaagggaaatattaacgctacagcatacaatgacattctagacgattctgtgcttccaactttgtggcaacagctaTGGGAAcaacctttcctgtttcagcatgacaatgcccctgtgcacaaagcgaggtccatacagaaatgttttgtcgagatcgatgtggaagaacttgactggtctgcacagatccctggcctcaaccccatcggacacctttgggatgaattgtaacgccgactgcgagccagacctaatcgcacaacatcagtccgacctcactaatgctcttgtggctgaatggaagcaagtccccgcagcaatgtttcaaagtctagtggaaagacttcccagaagagtggagactgttatagcagcaaaggggggaccaactccatattaatgcccatgattctggaatgagatgttcgacaagcagctgtccacatacttttggtcatgtagagtatttccttttcaataaattagctaaAACGTATAAAAACAAaatgttcactttgtcattatggggtattgttgtgtagatgggtgagaattattttattttaatccattttgatttaagactgtaacaacaaaatgtggagtagaTCAAGAGGCGTGAATCATTTCTGAAGTGTAGTAATTGAATCAAAGTTTCAAAGTACCAGTACAAGAAGTGCAAAATTCAGCAtaaaatactgtataatactttTAAGAGTGCCTTAATTCACCGCCACAAGTGTTCTAGGCAAAGGATAGCCACAGCATTAGCATACAGGGCGACTGCAGCATTCTGGGGCTGTGGACTGTTTGGACTTTTTGTAATGGCAGAGGAAGCAGCATATACAAAGCTCTGCGAATATTATTGTCGGTTTGGTTCTCTCTCCATATAGACCCTGGTCCATTATTAAAGTCGAATGGCAGCGGAATGTTATTTTAAAGTGCAGATGGAGTGTTTGAAAGACCAGCGTGTTTGTCCTTCCATTGAACACAGCCACAGAGGAATTGGGTTTTATTATTACATCAAAGAAGTAGGAACATAAAACCGTTCCTGGAGTTTCCCAGATGTTACCCATTTCAATAGATTTTGTGTTCAGTCAGTATGTAGCCTATTTGCTTTGAGTTTCGCTCTATAAAGTAGAAATAACATAGCCTAGTTCCAGTTTCTTATCAAAATATTAGGTTTGGATTAGGTTTGAATAATTTTTGCGTTATGTTGCATGTTGCTCATCATAACCATAGCAACCTGTGGGTGTGTGCAACACGCTGCTTCCCCTGGTAGTCCATATAGTTCAGTATTGACTGTAGCAAGCAGTATATAgtgcttttggaaagtattcagaccccttgactttttccacattttgttatgttacaggcttattcaaaaatattttttccccctcatccacctacacacagtactccataatgacaaagcgaaaacaggtttttagacatttctgcaaatatacagtaccagtcaaaagttcggacatctactcattcaagggtttttctttatttttaaaattgtccatattgtagaataatagtgaagacatgaaatctatgaaataacatatatgtaatcatgtagtaaccaaaaaagggttaaaccaATCAtaaaatatttgagattcttcaaagtagccaccctttgccttgatgacaactttgaacactcttggcattctctcaatcagcttcacctggaatgattttccaacagtcttgcaggagttcccaaatatgcacttgttggctgcttttccttcactctgcggtccaactcatcccaaacaatttcaattgggttgaggttgggtgattgcggaggccaggtcatctgatgcagcactccatcactctccttcttcgtcaaataacccttacatagcctggaggtgtgttgggtcattgttccgttgaaaaacaaatgatagttccactaagttcaaatcagatgggatggcgtatggctgtagaatgctgtggtagccatgctggttaagtgtgccttgaattgtaaatgaatcaccgacagtgtcaccagcaaagcacccccacaccataacacctcctcctccatgcttcatggtgggaactacacatgcggagatcatcctttcaccttcTCTGTCTCACAAAGAtgcggtggttggaaccaaaaacctctcatttggactcatcagaccaaaggacagatttccactggtctaatatctattgctcgtgtttcttggcccaagcaagtctcttcttattattggtgtccttcagtagtggtttctttgcagcaattcaaccatgaaggcctgattcatgcagtctcctctgaacagttgatgaactctgtgaagcatccccgcaggaggccttttggtaggccgtcattgtaaataagaatttgttcttaactaacttgcctagttaaataaaggttaaataaataacaacTTTGGGCTGCAATCGGAGGTAAATTTACCTCTactgaacgtatcctctgcagcagaggtaactctggatcttcctttcctgtggcggtcctcatgagacagtttcatcatagcgcttgatggttttttaaCTGCACATGAACAAACTTTCAAAGTTGCAGATtgtggactgttgtttctctttgcttatttaagatgttcttgctataatatggacttggtattttaccaaatagggctatcttctgtataccaccccagccttgtcacaacacacactgattggctaaaacgcgttgagaaggaaagaaattccacaaattaccttttaacaaggcacccctttttattgaaatgcattccagttgactacctcatgaagctggttgagggaatgccaagagtgtgcaaagctgtcaaggcaaagggtggctgctttgaagaatctcaaaaataaaatatattttgatgtcttcacaactTTTGACaggttttttatatatatatatatatatatatatatatatatatatatatatatatatatatatataggtagcatacacttacgttggagtcgTTAActagtttttaaaccactccacaaatttcttgttaaacttcattttggcaagttggttaggacatctacattgtgaaTGACGCAAGAAatattttcaacaattgtttacagccagattatttaatttataattaactgtatcacaatttcagtgggtcagaagtttacatacactaagttgactgtgcctttaaacagcttggaaaattccagaaactgatgtcatggctttagaagcttctgataggctaattgacatcattggagtcaattggaggtgtacctgtggatgtatttcaaggcctaccttcaaactcagtgcctctttgcttgatatcatggggaatcaaaagaaatcagccaagacctcagaatttttttttagacctccacaagtctggttcatccttgggagcaatttccaaacgcctgaaggtaccacgttaatctgtacaaacaatagtacgcaagtataaacaccataggaccacgcagccgtcatatcgctcaggaaggagacgcgttctgtctcctagcgatgaacgtactttggtgcaaaaagtgaaaatcaatcccagaacaacagcaaaggaccttgtgaagatgctggaggaaacaggtacaataatatctatatccacagtaaaacgagtcctatatcgacataacctgaaaggccgctcagcatggaagaagccacggctccaaaacccccattaaaaaaagcctgactacggtttgcaactgcacaaagatcatactttttggtgtataaatgtcctctggtctgatgaaacaaaaatagaactgtttgtccatgacgaccattgttatgtttggagaaaaaagggggaggcttgcaagtcgaagaacaccatcccagccgtgaagcacgggggtggcagcatcatgttgtgggggttctttgctgcaggagggactggtgaacttcacaaaatagatggcatcatgagggaggaaaattatgtggatatattgaagcaacatctcaagacatcagtcaggaagttcaagtttggtcgcaaatgggtcttccagatggacaatgaccccaagcatacttccaaagttgtggcaaaatggcttaagtacaacaaagtcaaggtattggagtggccatcacaaagccctgacctcaatcctatagaaaatgtgtggacagaactgaaaaagcatgtgcaagcaaggaggcctacaaatctgactcatttacaccagctctgtcaggaggaatgggccaaaattcacccagcttgtggaaggctacccgaaacgtttgacccaagttaaacaatttaaaggcaacgctaacaaatactaattgagtgtatgtaaatgtctgacccactgggaatgtgatgaaagaaataaaagctgaaataaataattctctctactattattcggacatttcacattcataaaataaagtggtgatcctaactgacctaaaacagggaatttttactcagattaaatgtcaggaattggaaaaaattagtttaaatgtattcggctcaggtgtatgtaaaattcCCAATTTCAACTGTGTGCTGCTCAAAAAATagagggaacacttaaacaacacaatgtaactctaagtcaatcacacttctgtgaaatcaagctGTCCACTTAGAAAGCAActctgattgacaataaatttcacatgctgttgtgcaaatggaatagacaacaggtggaaattataggcaattagcaagacacccccaataaaggagtggttctgcaggtgataaccacaccactctagtggtagcatgagacggagtctacaacccacacaagtggctcaggtagtgcagctcatccaggatggcacatcaatgcgagctgtggcaagaaggtttgctgtgtctgtcagcgtagtgtccagagcatggaggcgctaccaggagacaggccagtacatcaggagacgtggaggaggccgta
This window encodes:
- the LOC139408995 gene encoding leucine-rich repeat-containing protein 15-like, whose product is MDLPINLLIFLLLLAISGVLGACPDGCQCKDNKILCHGRSITEFPSSVPGSTTTFYISNTNITALKPDDLADFAEALGIFVVKDTGIREVFPGTFDLTHNLGALGFTGTELNDLPEALFLNLVKLESLTLSSNKFLVLRPAWLYSLAALRTLDFSKNLITSVPEKAFRSVTQLEHLTLARNGINQLYRDTFRGLRKLKSLRLNRNALRAIPAGAFDDLVSLEELSLQDNAITHLPANLFSQLQRLKKLYLSSNRLTSLPEGILLNLPNLAQISLYENKLQSLSPGVFGPMAVRELWLYDNQLTHLEEHTFSNLTQLRLLVLSRNQISYVSPGSFSGLAELGEVSLHTNLLTSLQESTFQGLHKLVNISLEHNYIHSLPARLLQGHSHLGQLDLHNNSLLNLPSELLSTLTVANEVLLAENPWKCDQDIVPLRDWLIRNPTKANLSTVVCLTPSVLSGDSIAELTDEELMLSTPTAVPDITPTEKRRKPHTPAPKRSTPSPAAEATPTQEQGEDTSSGQGNGEGVSRNTQIIIIAVVCTAIITSLIVCCVCWRRNNRGSRNLGRRNKNNSVI